In the genome of Rhodamnia argentea isolate NSW1041297 chromosome 3, ASM2092103v1, whole genome shotgun sequence, one region contains:
- the LOC115727627 gene encoding SNF2 domain-containing protein CLASSY 4-like, with the protein MASHSSVASRTRSRTKKEANFAGVFSNVEPGSSGAKRAVRDVRLRETSGPEAESSGRGARQRVSSVSGGLGGGGGASDDSGESIDVSDGADDTDSDQVISVSGSGEEEEESNDHRSQTAPRFERNRISHKFKNIDIVDVVISDSDEEESTDFEYAESVGGDDKGRFGGDETAQQKSNTFTRGDSQEGGLLSSLFSARKTTKELDIECTDDPPVIDDAGKKEDVERGVSWVNEWLQDDAEEEKEEEAINVEHDIECMDDPVIDKAERKENMVCRLLWVNEWLHGDMEEVKEEGASNVGPLNAELNSPSNDENGNGGKMEERGSSSVSEREEMMEKEETGDGIKNGDEGLQADDDEQEEEEEEGGAEIEFDRVNAGTDVSSVNGKGMIREMEERGNFCTPEKKGSNQSQEKLTSQILVSGVDRRTQEKGFGKVEGQKERDSGMSCSIRQWQKKRKCDDCSGEKAVANRSAEKEQTSATDGTVRNEYRGDWESRTRGERARKSRENTLFKLADCILGKDEILQDDIQKERADEEKQFAGAVKEERKEIFETFGTTASSMKRDCSVDMYEQKKVGEILTTSGEEGVRVHQAQERKHHRSIDDYDIHWERSVRSKELKYFQRLAQKFRDNKDDADREEVVWEIPSRTEPEPRAEVTPLPVKFFWGDEEPEPAPKSEAEKEMDKMWSDMEFYLRAGELSSSEPPETEPSRATLCPGGKHELICNEEIGLICLFCDQVVQEIKYVFPPFLPSFEKFSTEGSGKKTLPNGENLSLFEGLCLQPPGNDSAELSHQSGSILDLIPCDRSKLYPHQLEGFEFMWKNLAGSTDLKELSNSEPKDIGGCIISHAPGTGKTCLTILFLHTYLRLFPNSRPVVIAPASLLLTWEEEFRKWNKKWDNSISFHNLNNPEYSGAENPEAMRMVEANRHLQQCSDVMRMIKLYSWSKSSSILGISYTLYEKLAVQKREGIKDPEKKSAIQKKDEEMRKILLDLPGVVVLDEGHTPRNQRSSIWNLLLKLRTEKRIILSGTPFQNNFLELYNTLCLVRPATADKLPLSLKKFCHTRTRQQKRAKTDYTNSFVQPPDKVADDAIVNLRSIMAPFVHVHKGSILKENLPGIKECIVVLNPGDMQRKIVENIQRSQCGFEYEFKLSLACIHPSLILSCNAYSDEKPVICREHQKLEDLKTNTDAGVKTRFLVGLIRLSEALGEKVLVFSQYKEPLSLISDQLRSTFQWSSKGKEILHMHGSLDLRERQRLIGEFNNRQSQARVMLASTKACSEGISLVGASRVVLLDVVWNPSVERQAISRAFRIGQEKVVYTYHLITKGTTECDKYRNQMEKERLSKLVFSPTDKENGERRKSSGVAEDRILDEMTSSQNFMDLFDQILYQPKDSDAVENCN; encoded by the exons ATGGCTTCTCACTCCTCTGTAGCATCGAGAACCCGATCCCggacaaaaaaagaagctaaCTTTGCTGGAGTTTTCTCCAATGTGGAGCCCGGATCTTCAGGAGCGAAGCGCGCGGTGCGTGATGTACGCTTGCGCGAGACTTCTGGCCCAGAAGCAGAGAGCAGCGGCAGAGGAGCTCGACAAAGAGTCTCCTCTGTTTCGGGTGGTTtgggcggcggaggcggcgccAGTGATGACAGCGGTGAGAGCATTGATGTTTCAGACGGTGCAGACGACACTGACAGTGACCAAGTGATTTCAGTGAGTGGAAGTggtgaggaggaagaagagtccAACGATCACAGATCTCAGACGGCGCCAAGGTTTGAGCGTAACCGTATCTCTCATAAATTTAAGAACATTGACATTGTTGATGTCGTCATTAGTGACTCTGATGAAGAGGAGAGCACAGATTTTGAGTATGCTGAGAGTGTAGGTGGCGATGACAAAGGAAGGTTTGGAGGTGATGAGACCGCACAGCAGAAGTCCAATACTTTCACTCGGGGAGATAGCCAAGAGGGAGGCCTCTTGAGTAGTTTATTCAGCGCAAGGAAAACTACTAAGGAGCTTGATATTGAGTGCACAGATGATCCGCCGGTGATTGACGATGCGGGAAAGAAAGAGGATGTGGAACGTGGAGTTTCATGGGTCAATGAGTGGTTGCAGGATGATgcggaggaggaaaaagaagaagaagcgatcAATGTTGAGCATGATATCGAGTGCATGGATGATCCGGTGATTGATAAAGcggaaaggaaagagaatatGGTATGCAGACTTTTGTGGGTCAATGAATGGTTGCATGGTGATATGGAGGAGGTCAAAGAGGAAGGAGCGAGTAATGTTGGACCATTAAATGCAGAACTCAATTCCCCTTCCAATGATGAAAATGGAAATGGTGGGAAaatggaggaaagaggaagtTCTAGTGTGTCGGAGCGCGAAGAAATGATGGAAAAAGAGGAAACAGGAGACGGGATTAAAAATGGCGATGAAGGGTTGCAGGCTGATGATGATGagcaggaggaagaggaggaggaaggcggAGCAGAGATTGAGTTCGACAGAGTGAATGCTGGAACAGATGTCTCTTCTGTTAATGGAAAGGGAATGATcagggagatggaagaaagagGAAACTTTTGCACGCCCGAGAAAAAAGGATCGAATCAGAGCCAAGAGAAGTTGACTTCCCAGATTTTGGTCTCTGGAGTTGATAGAAGAACACAGGAGAAAGGATTTGGGAAAGTAGAAGGTCAAAAGGAGAGGGATTCAGGCATGTCCTGTAGCATCCGAcaatggcaaaagaaaaggaaatgtgaTGATTGCAGCGGTGAGAAAGCGGTAGCAAACAGAAGTGCCGAGAAAGAGCAAACATCTGCTACCGATGGTACTGTGAGAAATGAGTATAGGGGCGATTGGGAGTCCAGAACAAGGGGTGAGAGAGCTCGCAAATCAAGGGAAAATACGTTATTCAAACTTGCCGATTGCATATTGGGGAAGGATGAGATTCTTCAAGATGACATTCAGAAGGAAAGGGCGGATGAAGAGAAACAGTTTGCTGGTGCTGTGAAGGAGGAGAGAAAGGAaatatttgaaacttttggcacgaCGGCCAGCAGCATGAAAAGAGACTGCTCAGTTGATATGTACGAGCAGAAGAAAGTTGGCGAAATCTTGACTACGTCAGGCGAAGAGGGTGTCAGGGTGCATCAAGCACAAGAGAGAAAACATCATAGGAGCATCGACGACTATGACATTCACTGGGAGAGATCCGTCAGGTCAAAAGAACTTAAGTATTTCCAACGTCTTGCTCAGAAATTCAGAGATAACAAAGATGATGCCGATCGGGAAGAAGTTGTATGGGAAATACCAAGCAGGACAGAGCCGGAGCCACGGGCGGAAGTGACTCCGCTTCCTGTGAAGTTCTTCTGGGGAGACGAGGAACCGGAGCCAGCACCAAAATCTGAAGCAGAGAAGGAGATGGACAAGATGTGGAGCGACATGGAATTTTATCTTAGAGCTGGAGAACTTAGCTCTTCCGAACCCCCC GAAACTGAACCAAGTCGAGCCACTCTTTGTCCGGGAGGAAAGCATGAGCTCATCTGCAATGAGGAAATTGGTTTGATTTGTCTCTTCTGTGATCAAGTAGTGCAGGAGATAAAATATGTCTTCCCACCATTTCTACCATCATTT GAAAAGTTCTCCACCGAAGGGTCAGGAAAGAAAACATTGCCCAACGGAGAGAATCTGTCTTTATTTGAAGGGCTTTGTCTTCAGCCTCCTGGAAATGACTCTGCCGAACTCTCTCATCAGAGCGGCTCCATTTTGGATCTCATCCCCTGTGACCGGAGTAAATTGTATCCACACCAGCTAGAGGGCTTTGAGTTTATGTGGAAGAACCTAGCAGGGTCTACTGATCTAAAAGAATTGTCCAACTCTGAGCCTAAGGACATTGGTGGATGCATCATATCTCATGCTCCAGGTACAGGGAAGACTTGCTTGACCATACTTTTTCTGCACACGTATCTCAGACTCTTCCCCAATTCCCGCCCTGTGGTTATTGCTCCTGCGAGCTTGCTTCTCACTTGGGAAGAAGAATTCAGGAAGTGGAACAAGAAATGGGACAACAGCATTTCATTCCACAACTTGAATAATCCGGAGTACTCCGGGGCAGAAAATCCTGAGGCTATGAGAATGGTGGAAGCAAATAGGCACCTCCAGCAATGTAGCGACGTGATGCGGATGATCAAGCTCTATTCCTGGAGTAAGAGCAGCAGCATACTAGGCATAAGTTACACGCTGTATGAGAAGCTTGCTGTACAGAAAAGGGAAGGCATAAAGGATCCGGAGAAGAAGTCAGCGattcaaaagaaagatgaagagatGAGAAAGATTCTTCTCGATTTGCCGGGTGTAGTGGTTCTTGACGAAGGGCACACGCCACGAAACCAAAGGAGCAGCATTTGGAATCTTCTGCTGAAACTTCGGACTGAGAAGAGGATCATCCTCTCAGGCACCCCTTTCCAGAATAATTTTCTAGAGCTCTATAACACCTTGTGCTTAGTGAGACCCGCAACAGCCGACAAACTCCCCCTTAGTCTCAAGAAATTCTGCCATACAAGAACAAGACAGCAGAAAAGAGCTAAAACAGATTATACCAACTCCTTCGTTCAGCCACCTGACAAAGTGGCTGATGATGCGATTGTGAATCTCCGGTCTATCATGGCTCCATTTGTTCATGTTCACAAAGGGAGCATTCTTAAAGAGAATCTTCCTGGTATAAAAGAGTGCATAGTGGTGTTAAACCCTGGGGATATGCAAAGGAAGATTGTTGAGAACATTCAAAGATCTCAATGCGGGTTTGAGTATGAGTTCAAGCTGTCTTTGGCCTGCATTCACCCTTCTCTGATCCTAAGCTGCAATGCATATTCGGATGAAAAACCTGTTATCTGCCGTGAGCATCAGAAGCTTGAAGATCTGAAGACTAACACAGATGCCGGGGTAAAGACAAGGTTCCTAGTGGGGTTGATCCGGCTCAGTGAAGCACTCGGCGAGAAAGTTCTTGTTTTCAGCCAATACAAAGAGCCACTGTCCTTGATCAGTGACCAACTGAGATCAACTTTCCAGTGGTCCTCCAAAGGAAAAGAGATTCTACACATGCATGGGAGCCTGGATCTGAGGGAACGTCAGCGTTTGATTGGAGAATTCAACAACCGACAGAGCCAAGCAAGAGTAATGTTAGCTTCAACTAAGGCTTGCTCTGAGGGCATAAGTCTAGTCGGAGCATCAAGAGTTGTCTTGCTAGACGTGGTTTGGAATCCTTCGGTGGAGAGGCAAGCAATCAGCCGCGCGTTCAGAATTGGCCAGGAGAAGGTAGTCTATACCTACCATCTGATCACGAAGGGAACCACGGAATGTGACAAGTACCGCAATCAgatggagaaagagagattgtCTAAGCTGGTTTTCTCCCCAACGGACAAGGAAAATGGTGAGAGAAGAAAATCCAGTGGGGTTGCCGAAGACAGGATATTGGACGAGATGACTTCCAGCCAAAACTTCATGGATTTGTTTGATCAGATACTTTACCAGCCAAAGGATTCCGATGCAGTCGAGAACTGCAACTGA